Part of the Arthrobacter gengyunqii genome is shown below.
TCGTGCTGTTCATCCTTGTTGCCATCGTGAAGCAGATCGTCGCCGGCGCCCTGTTCTAGGCGTTGAGGCATCCGGGGCCGGTTAGTGTTCCTTCTCCGGAAGATATACTGTGAAAAAGAATAAGACCCCTTAGATTTTTATGTTCGATATTCTGTACGTAGAACCGTCTGCTTGACTCGCAGGCGAATCTTATAACCAGTGTGAGGTGACCAGATGGCTCTGACGCCAGAAGATGTTGTCAATAAGCGGTTCCAGCCGACCAAGTTCCGTGAAGGCTACGACCAGGATGAGGTTGATGACTTTCTCGACGAGATCGTCATTGAGCTTCGGCGCCTGAACGCAGAAAATGCAGACCTGCGTACGCAGCTCGCAGATTGCGTTGCCGGCAAGTCGGGCGAAGGATCCGTTCCCGCTCCGGTTTCCGCCGCTGCCAAGACCGAACAGGTCACGGCACCGGTAAAGGAAGAAAAGAAGCCCGAACCGGTCAAGGCCGAGGAGCCGAAGGCTCCCGCAGCCAAGGTCGAAGAGCCCAAGGCTGCTGCTCCGGCCGCAGCAGCTCCGGCCGCTCCGGCCCCCGCCGCCGCTGCACCCGCCCCGGCGAATGCAGCCAGCAACACCGAAACCGCCGCAGGCATCCTGGCCATGGCCCAGAAGATGCACGACGACTACGTTGGTGCCGGTGTTGAGCAGCGCGACAAGATCATCGCAGAAGCACAGATGGAAGCCAGCGGACTCGTCAGCGAAGCCCAGGACAAGAGCCGCAAGATCCTCAGCAACCTGGAACAGCAGAAGGCTGTTCTGGAGCGCAAGGTGGAGCAGCTGCGCGGCTTCGAGCGCGACTACCGTTCACGCCTGAAGGCCTACATCGAAGGCCAGCTGCGCGACCTCGACGCCCGTGGATCCGTTGCCTCGGAGACTGCCGACGCATAACGCGAACGGCTCCGTGGCACCTCACAGGTGCACTAAACTGAAATAAAGCAAGGGCCGGCTGGCCGGGATGCCCCGGCTGGCCGGCCCATTGTTTTGGCAGCTCCGGGGTCCCTGCGAGGGTCCACGACCAACGAAAGCACCATGACTAAATCTTCTGAGGAACCCGTGTCCGCGAGAGACGCCGGCAGCGGCGGCGAGCACGTGCGGCCGGCATGGTCCGGATATGCCCTGATCATGGCCGCCTGTGCAGTGCTGGGACTGGGAATCGACCAGCTCACCAAATGGTGGGTCGAGTCCACCATGACCCTTGGCCAGGTTACGGACGTGCTGCCGCCGCTGCTGCGCTGGCACTACATCCTCAACCCGGGGGCCGCCTTTTCCATCGGCACGGACTACACGTGGGTGTTCACCATCATCATGGCGGGCGTGTGCGGTTTCCTGGTGTACCTCATGCTCAAGGTCCGCTCCGTGTCCTGGGCTGTTGCCCTGGGCCTGGTCCTGGGCGGGGCAGCGGGCAACCTCACGGACCGGCTGTTCCGTGAGCCGTCGTTTGGGCAGGGTCATGTGGTGGACTTCATCGCCCTGCCCAACTTCGCAATTTTCAACATTGCGGACACCTGTGTGGTCTCCGGCGTAATCCTCGTCTGCCTGCTCACACTGCGGGGAGTGGGCCTGGACGGAGCACAGACCCCTTCGGACACAGCGAAGGAAGCCGGCACCAACAAGCAAACCGGCACCAAAGATATGAAGAACGGCGAAGAAAACCAATGAACGAGATCCACACCGTCCTGCAAATCCCGGACGAGGCCGACGGCGGCCGCGCCGACGCTGTCCTGGCCAAACTGCTGGATGTCTCACGCTCCACCGCCGCCACCTGGTTTACGGACGGCTACTTCAGCATGAACGGCCGGCCGCTGGGCAAGTCCGACCGCCTCACCGCCGGAGACCGGGTGACCGTTGACATCCCCGAGCAGCGTGACCCGCTCGCCGTCGTCGTCGAACCGGTGGAGGGGCTGAAGATCCTGGCCGACGACGACCATTTCGTCGTCATCGACAAGCCCGTCGGGGTTGCTGCCCATCCCTCTCCCGGTTGGGTAGGACCCACAGTGGTGGGCGGACTGGCAGCTGCCGGCTACCGCATTTCCACCTCCGGCGCACCCGAGCGGCAGGGCATCGTCCACCGCCTGGACGTGGGCACCTCGGGAGCCATGGTGGTGGCCAAGACAGAGCACGCCTACACGCTGCTGAAGCAGGCCTTCAAGGAACGCACCGTGGAGAAGATGTACCACGCCGTGGTCCAGGGCCTGCCGGATCCGCTGCGCGGAACCATCGACGCACCGATCGGCCGCCATCCTTCCTATGACTGGCGGTTCGCCGTGCTGGAGGGTGGACGGCCCTCCGTCACGCACTATGAAGTGCTTGAGGCGTTCGGCAAGGCTTCCCTGGTGGAAGTGCACCTGGAGACCGGCCGCACCCACCAGATCCGTGTGCACTTCTCCGCACTCAAGCACCCCTGTGCCGGAGATCTCACCTACGGCGCCGAGGCCAAACTGGCAGCCGAGCTGGGCCTGACCCGGCAGTGGCTGCATGCCCGGAAGCTGGCGTTTGCGCACCCGGGAACCGGTGAACGCGTGGAAGTTGTCAGCGAATATCCCCAGGACCTGCAGTATGCACTGGACGCCCTGCAGCGCGGCGATGTCTGAGGCACGCGGACGGAAGTGACGAGACCGTCGGCCGGACGGCGGCGTGCCGTCCGGCCTCCGCTTTAGCTCGGCCTAGAATAGTTCGGTGGCTTCAGCAACTTCTTCGAAATCGTTTGTCCATCTTCACAACCACACCGAGTACTCCATGCTGGACGGGGCGGCCCGCCTGACGGACCTCTTCAGCCATGCCGAGGAACTCGGCATGAACGCCGTGGCAACCACGGACCACGGATTCGTGTTCGGAGCCTTCGATTTCTGGAACAAGGCACGTAACGCAGGGATCAAGCCGATTGTCGGCGTCGAAGCCTACCTGACGCCGGGAACCGCACGGGCTGACAAGACCCGCGTGAAGTGGGGTGACGGCGGCCGCAACGACGTCTCCGGCGCCGGCGCCTACACGCACATGACCATGTGGGCCGAAACCACCGAGGGCATGCACAACCTCTTCCGGATGTCCTCCCTGGCCTCCCTTGAAGGCTTCCTCTACAAGCCGCGCATGGACCGCGACCTGCTGCAGACCTACGGCAAAGGCCTCATCGCCACCACCGGCTGTCCCTCCGGCGAGGTCCAGACCAAGCTGCGCTTGGGCCTGTACAAGGAAGCCGTCCAGGCCGCCTCGGACTTCCGGGACATTTTCGGGAAAGACAACTTCTTCTGCGAGCTGATGGACCACGGCCTGGACATCGAGCGCAATGTCCATGCGGACCTGATCAAGCTGGCCCGCGAGCTGCAGTTGCCGCTGGTTGCCACCAATGACCTGCACTACACACACGCTGAAGACGCCTCCGCGCACGCCGCGCTGCTGTGCGTGCAGTCCGGCTCCTCCCTGGCGGACCCCAAGCGCTTCAAGTTCGACGCCGACGAGTTCTACCTGAAGTCCCCGGCGGAAATGCGGGCTATCTTCCGCGACTACCCGGACGCCTGCGACAACACGCTGCTCATTGCCGAGCGGTGCGACGTGGAATTCAACACCAAAGCCAACTACATGCCGCGGTTCCCCACCCCCGAAGGGGAAAACGAGGAATCCTGGTTCGTCAAGGAAGTCGAAAAGGGCCTGCATTACCGCTACCCGGCCGGCATTCCCGATGCTGTCCGCAAGCGCGCCGACTATGAAGTGGGCATCATCGCCCAGATGGGTTTCCCGGGCTACTTCCTGGTGGTGGCCGACTTCATCAACTGGGCCAAGGAAAACGGCATCCGGGTGGGCCCGGGCCGCGGCTCCGGTGCCGGTTCCATGGCCGCTTACGCCATGCGCATCACCGATCTCGATCCGCTGCAGCACGGCCTGATCTTCGAGCGCTTCCTGAACCCGGACCGCGTCTCCATGCCTGACTTCGACGTTGACTTCGATGATAGGCGCCGCTCCGAGGTGATCCACTACGTCACCGAGAAGTACGGTGACGAGCGCGTGGCCATGATCGTCACTTACGGCACCATCAAGGCCAAGCAGGCGCTGAAGGACTCATCGCGTGTCATGGGTTATCCGTTCTCCGTGGGAGAGCGCCTGACGAAGGCCATGCCGCCGGATGTCATGGGCAAGGGCCTGTCCCTGCAGGATGTCCACAACAAGGAAGCCAAGCGCTACGGCGAGGCCGAAGAGCTGCGCGAACTGCTGCGCACCGATCCCGACTCGCAGCGTGTCTTCGATACCGCGCTCGGACTGGAAGGCCTCAAGCGCCAGTGGGGCGTGCACGCTGCCGGCGTGATCATGTCCTCCGACCCGCTGATCGACATTGTCCCGATCATGCGCCGCGAGCAGGACGGGCAGGTCATTACGCAGTTCGACTACCCCACCTGCGAAGGCCTGGGGCTGATCAAGATGGACTTCTTGGGCCTGCGAAACCTGACGATCGTCTCCGACGCCGTGGAGAACATCAAGAACAACCGGGGCGAGGACCTGGTCCTGGAAGACCTGCCGCTGGATCTGAAGGAGGCCTACGATCTTCTGGCCAGCGGCGACACCCTCGGCGTGTTCCAGCTGGACGGCGGGCCCATGCGGTCGCTGCTCAAGAGCATGCGTCCGGACAACTTCGAAGACATTTCCGCCGTCATCGCCCTGTACCGTCCGGGCCCCATGGGTGCGAACTCGCACACCAACTATGCCCTGCGCAAAACCGGGCAGCAGGAAATCACTCCAATCCACCCGGAGCTCGAGGAGCCCCTGGCGGAGATTCTGGGCACCACCTACGGCCTGATTGTCTATCAGGAGCAGGTGATGGCCATCGCCCAGAAGGTGGCCGGGTTCAGCCTCGGACAGGCAGACATCCTGCGCCGCGCCATGGGTAAGAAAAAGAAGTCGGAGCTGGACAAGCAGTACGCCGGCTTCCATCAGGGCATGATCGACCGCGGCTACTCCGAGGCAGCCATCAAGGCCCTCTGGGACATTCTGCTGCCGTTCTCCGACTACGCCTTCAACAAGGCGCACTCGGCCGCCTATGGTGTGGTGTCCTACTGGACCGCGTACCTGAAGGCGCAGTATCCCGCGGAATACATGGCTGCCCTGCTCACCTCGGTCGGTGATGACAAGGACAAGCTGGCCATGTACCTGAACGAATGCCGCAAGATGGGCATCACGGTGCTGCCGCCGGACGTCAACGAGTCCAGCGTGAACTTCACTCCCGTAGGCAAGGACATCCGCTTTGGCATGGGTGCCATCCGCAACGTGGGCGCCAACGTGGTGCAGTCCATGGTGTCCGCCCGCGAGGAAAAGGGTGCGTTCACCAACTTCAAGGACTTCCTGATGAAGGTCCCGGCGGTGGTCTGCAACAAGCGCACCATTGAATCGCTGATCAAGGCCGGAGCCTTTGACTCCATGGGCCACGCCCGGCGTCCGCTGGCAATGATCCACGAAGAAGCGATCGACTCCGTCGTCGTGCTCAAGCGCAACGAAGCCGTGGGCCAGTTCGACCTCTTTGCCGCCATTGCCGACCAGGAGCCGGAGGACTCGATCAGCATCGAGATTCCGGACCTGCCCGAGTGGGAGAAGAAGGACAAGCTCTCCTTCGAGCGCGACATGCTGGGCCTGTATGTGTCCGACCATCCGCTGCAGGGCCTCGAGGGCATCCTGAGCCAGCACGCGGATTCCTCCATCACCAACATCGTGGGGGAGGAAGGCCCGCCCGACGGCGCCATTGTCACCATCGCCGGCATGATCACCTCGCTGCAGCGCAGGATCGCCAAGAACAGCGGCAACGCCTACGCCCGCTGTGAGATTGAGGATCTGGCCGGCTCCATGGAGGTCATGTTCTTCGGCCAGGTCTACGGTCCGATTGCCGCCGTGCTGGCCGAGGACCTCATTGTGGTGGTCCGCGGCAGGCTCCAGCGCCGCGACGACGGCGCCGTGACCCTGAACGCCCAGGAACTCACCGTTCCGGACCTGAGCGAGGGTCATTCCGGTCCGGTGGTGATTTCCATGGCGACCTACAAGGCTACGGAAACGGTGGTCACGCAGCTCGGGGATGTCCTCCGGACCCACCCGGGAACGTCGGAGGTGCAGATCCGCCTCAATGGGTCACGGACGGTTGAAGTCATGAAGCTGGGCGTTGACCTGCGGGTGAACCCCACGCCGTCCTTGTTCGGTGACCTGAAGGTGCTGCTGGGTCCGGCCTGCCTGGACGTGTAGCAAAGCGGCGGCGGGGCGGGTGGGGCAGTAGAATGGACCCGTGACTTCATCCATCCCCGCAGCCGTTAACACGTCCTTCCGTACGATCGACCTGCGCGGCCGGCATCTGTCGATGGCCGCGCTGAAGCAGGCGATGCCGCGCGCGGAGACCACCACCGATGTGGCCTCCGACGCCGTGGCAGCCATCATTGCCGACGTCCGCACCCGCGGCTATGACGCACTGAGTGATCTCGCCGCCCGGTTTGACCGCGTGGAACAGCACCGCCCGCTGGTTCCCCGCGCCGCACTGAAGGAAGCGCTGGACCAGCTGGCCCCCGAGATCCGGGCAGCCCTGGAGGAATCCATCCGCCGTGCCCGGCTTTTCGCCGAGGCCCAGCGGCCCCTGGACACTGACCTGCAGATTGGCCCCGGAGCCAACGTGGCCCAGAAATGGATTCCGGTCCGACGCGTGGGCCTGTACGTGCCCGGCGGCCTGGCCGTCTACCCGTCCTCCGTGATCATGAACGTGATTCCAGCGCAGGCCGCGGGCGTCTCATCCCTGGCCCTGGCGTCTCCGCCGCAGCCGGCTTTCGGAGGCCTGCCGCACCCCACCATCCTGGCGGCGGCCGAGTTGCTGGGCATTGAAGAGGTGTACGCCATGGGCGGCGCCCAGGCCATTGCTGCCTTCGCCTACGGTGTGGCCGCCGCGGGAGAGAACCCCGAGCTGGAACCGGTGGATGTAGTCACCGGACCGGGCAACGTTTATGTGGCCACCGCGAAGCGCCTGGTCAAGGGAGTGGTGGGAATCGATGCGGAAGCCGGTCCCACCGAAATCGCGATCCTGGCTGACGCCGGAGCCGATGCACGCCTGGTAGCTGCGGATCTGATCAGCCAGGCCGAGCACGATCCGAATGCCGCCTCCGTGCTCGTCACAGACTCGGCTGACCTGGAGCAGCGTGTCCGGGATGAACTGGACCGCCAGGTGCCGGCGACCCGCCACGCGGAGCGTGTGGCCACCGCACTGTCCGGGCCCCAGTCCGGAACCATCCTGGTGGAAGATCTGGAACAGGGCATCAGTGTCTGCAATGCCTACGGAGCCGAGCACCTCGAAATCCAGACTGCCGATGCCGAAGACGTCGCCGCCCGCATCACCAGCGCCGGTGCCGTATTTGTCGGAAACTACAGCCCGGTGAGCCTGGGGGATTACTGCTCCGGTTCCAACCACGTGTTGCCCACGGCCGGCACCGCAGCCTTCTCCTCGGGCCTGAACGTGACCACCTTCATGCACGCCATCCAGGTCATCAACTATGACCGGGCTGCCCTTAAGGAAGTAAGCGGCCACGTGGTTGCCCTCTCCCACGCAGAGGACCTGCCCGCCCACGGCGACGCCGTGTCCGTCCGTTTCTCCTCCTGAGGTGCTGCGGCAAACCACCACATGTAGTGGCGGCTGGTACTACATATAGTGACGACAGTTGGAGATGAACGGTCTGCGGCCCTAGAATGAGTGCGCAGCCGGCTCCGTGCCGGTTGCACCCACCCTCTTCCGGGCTGCGGCAGCACTGCCGCCGCTGTCCCCGGGCCCTGAACTCCAGCGAAAGGACACCGGATGTACTGTCCGTTCTGCCGCAACGCTGATTCCCGCGTCGTAGACAGCCGCCTTGCCGAAGACGGCTCGGCGATCCGTCGGCGACGCCAATG
Proteins encoded:
- a CDS encoding DivIVA domain-containing protein, coding for MALTPEDVVNKRFQPTKFREGYDQDEVDDFLDEIVIELRRLNAENADLRTQLADCVAGKSGEGSVPAPVSAAAKTEQVTAPVKEEKKPEPVKAEEPKAPAAKVEEPKAAAPAAAAPAAPAPAAAAPAPANAASNTETAAGILAMAQKMHDDYVGAGVEQRDKIIAEAQMEASGLVSEAQDKSRKILSNLEQQKAVLERKVEQLRGFERDYRSRLKAYIEGQLRDLDARGSVASETADA
- the lspA gene encoding signal peptidase II produces the protein MTKSSEEPVSARDAGSGGEHVRPAWSGYALIMAACAVLGLGIDQLTKWWVESTMTLGQVTDVLPPLLRWHYILNPGAAFSIGTDYTWVFTIIMAGVCGFLVYLMLKVRSVSWAVALGLVLGGAAGNLTDRLFREPSFGQGHVVDFIALPNFAIFNIADTCVVSGVILVCLLTLRGVGLDGAQTPSDTAKEAGTNKQTGTKDMKNGEENQ
- a CDS encoding RluA family pseudouridine synthase; the encoded protein is MNEIHTVLQIPDEADGGRADAVLAKLLDVSRSTAATWFTDGYFSMNGRPLGKSDRLTAGDRVTVDIPEQRDPLAVVVEPVEGLKILADDDHFVVIDKPVGVAAHPSPGWVGPTVVGGLAAAGYRISTSGAPERQGIVHRLDVGTSGAMVVAKTEHAYTLLKQAFKERTVEKMYHAVVQGLPDPLRGTIDAPIGRHPSYDWRFAVLEGGRPSVTHYEVLEAFGKASLVEVHLETGRTHQIRVHFSALKHPCAGDLTYGAEAKLAAELGLTRQWLHARKLAFAHPGTGERVEVVSEYPQDLQYALDALQRGDV
- the dnaE gene encoding DNA polymerase III subunit alpha, giving the protein MASATSSKSFVHLHNHTEYSMLDGAARLTDLFSHAEELGMNAVATTDHGFVFGAFDFWNKARNAGIKPIVGVEAYLTPGTARADKTRVKWGDGGRNDVSGAGAYTHMTMWAETTEGMHNLFRMSSLASLEGFLYKPRMDRDLLQTYGKGLIATTGCPSGEVQTKLRLGLYKEAVQAASDFRDIFGKDNFFCELMDHGLDIERNVHADLIKLARELQLPLVATNDLHYTHAEDASAHAALLCVQSGSSLADPKRFKFDADEFYLKSPAEMRAIFRDYPDACDNTLLIAERCDVEFNTKANYMPRFPTPEGENEESWFVKEVEKGLHYRYPAGIPDAVRKRADYEVGIIAQMGFPGYFLVVADFINWAKENGIRVGPGRGSGAGSMAAYAMRITDLDPLQHGLIFERFLNPDRVSMPDFDVDFDDRRRSEVIHYVTEKYGDERVAMIVTYGTIKAKQALKDSSRVMGYPFSVGERLTKAMPPDVMGKGLSLQDVHNKEAKRYGEAEELRELLRTDPDSQRVFDTALGLEGLKRQWGVHAAGVIMSSDPLIDIVPIMRREQDGQVITQFDYPTCEGLGLIKMDFLGLRNLTIVSDAVENIKNNRGEDLVLEDLPLDLKEAYDLLASGDTLGVFQLDGGPMRSLLKSMRPDNFEDISAVIALYRPGPMGANSHTNYALRKTGQQEITPIHPELEEPLAEILGTTYGLIVYQEQVMAIAQKVAGFSLGQADILRRAMGKKKKSELDKQYAGFHQGMIDRGYSEAAIKALWDILLPFSDYAFNKAHSAAYGVVSYWTAYLKAQYPAEYMAALLTSVGDDKDKLAMYLNECRKMGITVLPPDVNESSVNFTPVGKDIRFGMGAIRNVGANVVQSMVSAREEKGAFTNFKDFLMKVPAVVCNKRTIESLIKAGAFDSMGHARRPLAMIHEEAIDSVVVLKRNEAVGQFDLFAAIADQEPEDSISIEIPDLPEWEKKDKLSFERDMLGLYVSDHPLQGLEGILSQHADSSITNIVGEEGPPDGAIVTIAGMITSLQRRIAKNSGNAYARCEIEDLAGSMEVMFFGQVYGPIAAVLAEDLIVVVRGRLQRRDDGAVTLNAQELTVPDLSEGHSGPVVISMATYKATETVVTQLGDVLRTHPGTSEVQIRLNGSRTVEVMKLGVDLRVNPTPSLFGDLKVLLGPACLDV
- the hisD gene encoding histidinol dehydrogenase encodes the protein MAALKQAMPRAETTTDVASDAVAAIIADVRTRGYDALSDLAARFDRVEQHRPLVPRAALKEALDQLAPEIRAALEESIRRARLFAEAQRPLDTDLQIGPGANVAQKWIPVRRVGLYVPGGLAVYPSSVIMNVIPAQAAGVSSLALASPPQPAFGGLPHPTILAAAELLGIEEVYAMGGAQAIAAFAYGVAAAGENPELEPVDVVTGPGNVYVATAKRLVKGVVGIDAEAGPTEIAILADAGADARLVAADLISQAEHDPNAASVLVTDSADLEQRVRDELDRQVPATRHAERVATALSGPQSGTILVEDLEQGISVCNAYGAEHLEIQTADAEDVAARITSAGAVFVGNYSPVSLGDYCSGSNHVLPTAGTAAFSSGLNVTTFMHAIQVINYDRAALKEVSGHVVALSHAEDLPAHGDAVSVRFSS